A single genomic interval of Eurosta solidaginis isolate ZX-2024a chromosome 3, ASM4086904v1, whole genome shotgun sequence harbors:
- the RpL31 gene encoding large ribosomal subunit protein eL31, whose amino-acid sequence MAKTNKVEKRNKSAINEVVTRECTIHLSKRVHNIGFKKRAPRAIKEIRKFAEKEMGTNDVRIDTRLNKHIWSKGIRSTPVRVRVRLARRRNDDEDSPNKLYTLVTYVPVATFKNLQTENVESSDD is encoded by the exons ATGGCGAAAACAAACAAAGTAGAAAAACGTAATAAATCTGCCATCAATGAGGTAGTTACACGTGAATGTACAATACATTTGTCCAAACGTGTGCATAATATTGGATTCAAGAAGCGCGCACCACGCGCCATCAAAGAAATACGCAAGTTTGCAGAGAAAGAAATGGGTACCAATGATGTGAGAATAGACACACGCCTGAATAAGCACATCTGGTCAAAGGGTATTCG CTCGACTCCAGTGCGCGTGCGTGTACGTCTGGCGCGCAGGAGAAACGACGATGAAGATTCCCCCAACAAATTGTATACTTTGGTGACATACGTGCCTGTGGCCACATTTAAGAACCTGCAAACAGAAAATGTTGAATCCAGCGATGATTAA
- the LOC137243527 gene encoding transmembrane protein 234 homolog, which yields MLKTFLSLLGVGLLWGATNPFIRRGSTGIANVNTGSRWRNLWLELCMIGTRLQYWIPFLLNQLGSILYVWTLQYTNITIAVPVANSLSFAFTAITGYLLGEKLPGKSLIIGTVLVSFGSSLMLYDKMRSERNALSKQVYLSHTNVAE from the exons ATGTTAAAAACATTTT TGTCTCTTCTAGGAGTTGGGCTGCTATGGGGCGCTACAAATCCTTTCATACGTCGTGGTAGCACCGGCATCGCCAATGTAAACACTGGTTCACGCTGGCGCAACTTATGGTTGGAGCTATGTATGATAGGCACAAGGCTTCAATATTGGATACCATTTTTGTTAAATCAGTTAGGTAGCATTTTATATGTGTGGACACTGCAATATACTAACATTACCATAGCAGTACCAGTCGCAAATTCTTTAAGCTTCGCATTCACAGCAATTACTGGTTACCTTTTGGGCGAGAAGCTACCGGGGAAAT CGTTAATAATTGGCACGGTATTAGTTAGCTTTGGTAGCTCGTTAATGCTATATGATAAAATGCGCTCAGAACGAAATGCACTGTCAAAGCAAGTTTACCTTTCTCATACAAATGTTGCTGAATAA
- the Urod gene encoding uroporphyrinogen decarboxylase isoform X3: MLCNFPPLKNDNLLRAARGEPVDRVPVWVMRQAGRYLPEFQEVRKLHDFFTVCRTPELACEVAMQPLRRFDLDASIIFSDILVIPQALGMTVEMHAGVGPVFPEPLQTPSDLAKLTPEGAVGRLTYVGDAITMMRHKLEGRVPLIGFTGAPWTLMGYMIEGGGSKTMSKSKAWLTDFPVDSKRLLGMLTDAIVDYLEMQTKAGAQLLQIFESSAEHLSKEDFLKWAVPYIKEIRDKLVERLQQQSIPLVPLTLFAKGAGHSLKEQATLGYDIIGLDWTVDPVEARKQVGPNITLQGNLDPQDMYKTPEEIRALTTEMVRKFGKQRYIANLGHGITPQTPIVSMEVFVDAVHKAL; encoded by the exons atgctttgt AACTTTCCACCGCTTAAAAATGATAATCTCTTAAGAGCAGCGCGTGGCGAGCCCGTTGACAGGGTGCCCGTTTGGGTAATGCGTCAGGCTGGACGCTATTTGCCAGAATTTCAAGAGGTACGTAAGCTTCATGATTTCTTTACTGTTTGTCGTACACCCGAACTGGCATGTGAAGTGGCAATGCAGCCGCTGAGACGTTTCGACTTGGATGCATCTATCATATTTTCAGACATCCTTGTAATACCGCAAGCACTTGGAATGACAGTGGAAATGCATGCGGGTGTG GGTCCCGTTTTCCCAGAACCATTGCAAACACCCTCTGATTTAGCAAAGCTCACACCTGAGGGAGCGGTGGGGCGCTTGACATATGTTGGCGATGCTATTACAATGATGCGTCACAAGCTAGAAGGACGTGTGCCACTTATTGGTTTCACGGGTGCACCG TGGACACTAATGGGTTACATGATTGAAGGGGGCGGCAGTAAAACTATGTCCAAATCAAAAGCTTGGCTTACCGATTTTCCAGTAGATTCAAAAAGGCTATTAGGCATGTTGACTGACGCCATTGTTGATTATTTGGAAATGCAGACAAAGGCCGGTGCACAATTGCTGCAAATTTTCGAATCTTCAGCAGAGCATTTAAGcaaagaagattttctgaaatggGCAGTACCCTACATAAAAGAAATTCGTGATAAGTTGGTCGAACGTTTGCAGCAACAATCAATACCTTTAGTGCCTTTG ACACTCTTTGCTAAAGGTGCTGGTCACTCATTGAAAGAGCAAGCAACTTTGGGTTATGACATTATAGGCTTAGATTGGACTGTGGATCCAGTAGAGGCACGGAAGCAAGTTGGTCCAAATATTACATTGCAAGGCAATTTAGATCCGCAGGATATGTATAAAACACCAGAAGAAATTCGTGCTCTAACTACAGAAATGGTGCGAAAATTTGGCAAGCAACGTTATATTGCAAATCTAGGGCACGGTATTACGCCACAAACGCCAATTGTAAGCATGGAAGTTTTTGTGGATGCTGTGCATAAAGCACTTTAA
- the Urod gene encoding uroporphyrinogen decarboxylase isoform X2, which yields MKDTKNFPPLKNDNLLRAARGEPVDRVPVWVMRQAGRYLPEFQEVRKLHDFFTVCRTPELACEVAMQPLRRFDLDASIIFSDILVIPQALGMTVEMHAGVGPVFPEPLQTPSDLAKLTPEGAVGRLTYVGDAITMMRHKLEGRVPLIGFTGAPWTLMGYMIEGGGSKTMSKSKAWLTDFPVDSKRLLGMLTDAIVDYLEMQTKAGAQLLQIFESSAEHLSKEDFLKWAVPYIKEIRDKLVERLQQQSIPLVPLTLFAKGAGHSLKEQATLGYDIIGLDWTVDPVEARKQVGPNITLQGNLDPQDMYKTPEEIRALTTEMVRKFGKQRYIANLGHGITPQTPIVSMEVFVDAVHKAL from the exons ATGAAAGATACAAAG AACTTTCCACCGCTTAAAAATGATAATCTCTTAAGAGCAGCGCGTGGCGAGCCCGTTGACAGGGTGCCCGTTTGGGTAATGCGTCAGGCTGGACGCTATTTGCCAGAATTTCAAGAGGTACGTAAGCTTCATGATTTCTTTACTGTTTGTCGTACACCCGAACTGGCATGTGAAGTGGCAATGCAGCCGCTGAGACGTTTCGACTTGGATGCATCTATCATATTTTCAGACATCCTTGTAATACCGCAAGCACTTGGAATGACAGTGGAAATGCATGCGGGTGTG GGTCCCGTTTTCCCAGAACCATTGCAAACACCCTCTGATTTAGCAAAGCTCACACCTGAGGGAGCGGTGGGGCGCTTGACATATGTTGGCGATGCTATTACAATGATGCGTCACAAGCTAGAAGGACGTGTGCCACTTATTGGTTTCACGGGTGCACCG TGGACACTAATGGGTTACATGATTGAAGGGGGCGGCAGTAAAACTATGTCCAAATCAAAAGCTTGGCTTACCGATTTTCCAGTAGATTCAAAAAGGCTATTAGGCATGTTGACTGACGCCATTGTTGATTATTTGGAAATGCAGACAAAGGCCGGTGCACAATTGCTGCAAATTTTCGAATCTTCAGCAGAGCATTTAAGcaaagaagattttctgaaatggGCAGTACCCTACATAAAAGAAATTCGTGATAAGTTGGTCGAACGTTTGCAGCAACAATCAATACCTTTAGTGCCTTTG ACACTCTTTGCTAAAGGTGCTGGTCACTCATTGAAAGAGCAAGCAACTTTGGGTTATGACATTATAGGCTTAGATTGGACTGTGGATCCAGTAGAGGCACGGAAGCAAGTTGGTCCAAATATTACATTGCAAGGCAATTTAGATCCGCAGGATATGTATAAAACACCAGAAGAAATTCGTGCTCTAACTACAGAAATGGTGCGAAAATTTGGCAAGCAACGTTATATTGCAAATCTAGGGCACGGTATTACGCCACAAACGCCAATTGTAAGCATGGAAGTTTTTGTGGATGCTGTGCATAAAGCACTTTAA
- the Urod gene encoding uroporphyrinogen decarboxylase isoform X1, whose product MPYLKRFIYIVMLIKSLCAVENNFPPLKNDNLLRAARGEPVDRVPVWVMRQAGRYLPEFQEVRKLHDFFTVCRTPELACEVAMQPLRRFDLDASIIFSDILVIPQALGMTVEMHAGVGPVFPEPLQTPSDLAKLTPEGAVGRLTYVGDAITMMRHKLEGRVPLIGFTGAPWTLMGYMIEGGGSKTMSKSKAWLTDFPVDSKRLLGMLTDAIVDYLEMQTKAGAQLLQIFESSAEHLSKEDFLKWAVPYIKEIRDKLVERLQQQSIPLVPLTLFAKGAGHSLKEQATLGYDIIGLDWTVDPVEARKQVGPNITLQGNLDPQDMYKTPEEIRALTTEMVRKFGKQRYIANLGHGITPQTPIVSMEVFVDAVHKAL is encoded by the exons ATGCCTTACTTAAAACGATTTATTTATATCGTAATGCTCATAAAAAGCTTGTGCGCTGTCGAAAAT AACTTTCCACCGCTTAAAAATGATAATCTCTTAAGAGCAGCGCGTGGCGAGCCCGTTGACAGGGTGCCCGTTTGGGTAATGCGTCAGGCTGGACGCTATTTGCCAGAATTTCAAGAGGTACGTAAGCTTCATGATTTCTTTACTGTTTGTCGTACACCCGAACTGGCATGTGAAGTGGCAATGCAGCCGCTGAGACGTTTCGACTTGGATGCATCTATCATATTTTCAGACATCCTTGTAATACCGCAAGCACTTGGAATGACAGTGGAAATGCATGCGGGTGTG GGTCCCGTTTTCCCAGAACCATTGCAAACACCCTCTGATTTAGCAAAGCTCACACCTGAGGGAGCGGTGGGGCGCTTGACATATGTTGGCGATGCTATTACAATGATGCGTCACAAGCTAGAAGGACGTGTGCCACTTATTGGTTTCACGGGTGCACCG TGGACACTAATGGGTTACATGATTGAAGGGGGCGGCAGTAAAACTATGTCCAAATCAAAAGCTTGGCTTACCGATTTTCCAGTAGATTCAAAAAGGCTATTAGGCATGTTGACTGACGCCATTGTTGATTATTTGGAAATGCAGACAAAGGCCGGTGCACAATTGCTGCAAATTTTCGAATCTTCAGCAGAGCATTTAAGcaaagaagattttctgaaatggGCAGTACCCTACATAAAAGAAATTCGTGATAAGTTGGTCGAACGTTTGCAGCAACAATCAATACCTTTAGTGCCTTTG ACACTCTTTGCTAAAGGTGCTGGTCACTCATTGAAAGAGCAAGCAACTTTGGGTTATGACATTATAGGCTTAGATTGGACTGTGGATCCAGTAGAGGCACGGAAGCAAGTTGGTCCAAATATTACATTGCAAGGCAATTTAGATCCGCAGGATATGTATAAAACACCAGAAGAAATTCGTGCTCTAACTACAGAAATGGTGCGAAAATTTGGCAAGCAACGTTATATTGCAAATCTAGGGCACGGTATTACGCCACAAACGCCAATTGTAAGCATGGAAGTTTTTGTGGATGCTGTGCATAAAGCACTTTAA